One stretch of Dissulfurimicrobium hydrothermale DNA includes these proteins:
- a CDS encoding DUF3034 family protein produces MKMKTAGFVLGVLALFITSGVAMAGAPLTNIEGVGGCALNPFAYVANPLKGGDKGLLGNGMISRPQIGIWNVGLTESHINWWSVGINETLLNRVEIGYGHEFIDVKKLQNIDKDNLSMKVNMIKEGDFGIGLMPAISAGLIWKNTGFDAKLRKSSDADYYLVATKMFGNLPMPIILNAGLLSTTGYVRGVLGFGDHRDTVFFGNVETVVLKKFIVGLEYEQDADVGKVFKNDPTHYSTHSLWEGHIAYNYDDHLMLVASYANTGDKNSVSETAFSGGYVLSLQYAF; encoded by the coding sequence ATGAAGATGAAAACTGCAGGATTTGTTTTAGGGGTATTGGCGTTGTTTATTACTTCCGGTGTAGCCATGGCAGGTGCGCCTCTTACTAACATTGAAGGGGTTGGGGGGTGTGCCCTTAATCCGTTCGCCTATGTGGCTAATCCACTTAAAGGTGGTGACAAAGGACTGCTTGGGAATGGTATGATTTCAAGGCCGCAGATCGGCATCTGGAACGTAGGGCTTACCGAGAGCCATATCAACTGGTGGAGCGTGGGTATTAATGAGACATTACTTAACCGGGTTGAGATAGGCTACGGCCATGAATTTATTGATGTAAAAAAACTTCAGAACATCGACAAGGACAATCTGTCCATGAAGGTCAATATGATCAAGGAAGGCGACTTTGGCATAGGGCTCATGCCAGCGATATCGGCCGGATTGATTTGGAAAAATACTGGGTTCGACGCAAAGCTAAGGAAGAGCTCGGATGCCGATTATTATTTAGTTGCTACAAAGATGTTCGGAAACCTCCCTATGCCTATAATATTAAATGCCGGCCTTTTGTCCACCACTGGTTATGTAAGAGGGGTGCTTGGCTTTGGCGACCATAGAGACACAGTGTTTTTCGGCAATGTCGAGACAGTCGTCCTCAAGAAGTTTATAGTTGGTCTTGAATACGAACAGGATGCCGATGTGGGCAAAGTCTTTAAAAATGATCCTACGCATTATTCAACCCATTCTTTATGGGAAGGACATATAGCCTACAACTATGATGATCATCTGATGCTTGTAGCCTCATATGCGAATACAGGCGACAAGAATTCCGTCTCTGAAACGGCTTTTAGCGGTGGGTACGTATTGTCACTGCAATATGCATTTTAA
- a CDS encoding sigma-54-dependent transcriptional regulator: protein MKKNILIVEDNKRLAELFAQALSERFNTKTVCTFKEAEKTAFNEIHGALLDIQLPDGDGLGLIRPIKAGNPSCIVIVVTAYGTIQKAVEAIRLGATDFLEKPVDIEAMCRLFAEHIPLEDQLNIIAASHQMKEVLKTAELAAPTMLPVLITGETGTGKDMLARFIHRESGRAGFIAINCANLTPELADSLLFGHIKGSFTGANETRQGLIANANNGTLFLDEIGDLPPAVQPKFLRFLDSGLYMPIGASIEHRSNTRVIAATNRELNRESGFREDLFYRLSSLPIHVPPLRERPDDIIPLACLRIQEIERMSGGRITIERDAEALLLQYDYPGNVRELFNIIDRASVFTKGNITAESLKLLLMRRDDQQEKRSEGKDGLWSETKKETLKKEKRLIQTALEATGGNKAAAARMLKISYKTLLNRLKQFGL from the coding sequence ATGAAAAAGAATATACTTATAGTCGAAGACAATAAAAGACTTGCCGAGTTATTTGCACAAGCCCTCTCTGAAAGATTCAATACCAAAACGGTCTGTACGTTCAAAGAGGCGGAAAAGACCGCCTTCAATGAAATCCACGGCGCATTGTTGGACATACAGCTCCCGGATGGAGATGGTTTGGGATTGATAAGACCGATAAAGGCTGGAAATCCATCTTGCATAGTTATTGTCGTCACCGCCTATGGGACCATACAAAAAGCCGTCGAGGCAATACGGCTTGGCGCAACGGACTTTCTTGAAAAACCAGTGGATATAGAAGCCATGTGCAGGTTATTTGCCGAACATATCCCGCTTGAAGATCAACTAAACATCATTGCAGCATCCCATCAAATGAAAGAGGTCTTAAAGACCGCCGAACTCGCGGCGCCAACCATGCTACCGGTGCTTATCACAGGCGAAACCGGTACAGGGAAAGACATGCTCGCCCGTTTTATACACAGAGAGAGCGGGCGGGCGGGCTTCATAGCGATAAATTGCGCCAACCTTACCCCCGAACTCGCCGATTCCTTGCTATTTGGTCACATAAAAGGGAGCTTTACGGGCGCCAACGAGACCCGACAAGGTCTGATCGCGAATGCAAACAATGGAACGCTCTTTCTTGACGAGATAGGCGACCTGCCTCCTGCCGTCCAGCCTAAATTTTTAAGATTCCTTGACTCCGGTCTTTATATGCCGATCGGGGCCTCGATTGAACATAGGAGCAATACAAGGGTTATTGCAGCCACAAATCGTGAGCTTAACAGAGAAAGTGGCTTCAGAGAAGACCTGTTTTATCGCCTTTCGAGCCTTCCTATACACGTACCACCCCTAAGAGAAAGACCCGATGATATTATCCCTTTGGCCTGTTTGCGCATACAGGAGATCGAAAGGATGTCCGGCGGCAGGATAACCATCGAGAGGGATGCAGAGGCGTTGCTGTTACAATACGACTACCCTGGAAATGTCAGGGAGCTCTTCAATATCATTGATAGGGCTTCGGTCTTCACTAAAGGGAATATCACAGCCGAATCATTGAAACTATTGCTAATGCGCCGAGACGATCAACAAGAAAAACGAAGTGAAGGCAAGGATGGGCTCTGGTCCGAAACAAAAAAGGAAACGCTCAAAAAGGAAAAAAGACTTATCCAAACCGCACTCGAAGCTACGGGAGGAAATAAGGCGGCGGCTGCCAGGATGTTAAAGATCAGCTACAAAACCCTCTTGAATAGATTAAAACAGTTTGGTTTATAA
- a CDS encoding Ppx/GppA phosphatase family protein, with product MKKTIAVLDIGSQTFRMAIVDVEAGGIKIRCSERVNVRLGQGLSAAPRLSVSGIKNGVAALKRFRNLLTGYDIDRVVAYGTAALRKAENASVFIDMAKNAGFDIEILAGNEEARLSAMGVYYSLKGISNRMSLIADVGGGSTELILARGGEILFSRSLDIGAVGLSEKFFGTGVLSGEEFERLGRFVARPIHDAKRDIGHTVPEILIGTGGSATAAGAMFIKMARYEPSRIRGLVLSADGLSDLLSCLIKAKTPLEKNTILGLEPERADILPAGIAIFLSVLSTFNLKDMIITDGGLLLGLLINLVQKELGIHVEPSYTSGLYI from the coding sequence ATGAAAAAGACTATTGCAGTACTTGATATAGGTTCCCAAACCTTTAGAATGGCCATTGTAGATGTGGAGGCTGGCGGAATTAAGATTCGCTGTTCCGAACGTGTGAATGTACGTCTCGGCCAAGGGCTTTCAGCCGCACCAAGGCTTTCGGTTAGTGGGATCAAAAACGGCGTCGCTGCTTTAAAAAGATTTAGGAACCTACTCACGGGATATGATATCGACAGGGTGGTTGCCTACGGCACGGCTGCCCTTAGGAAGGCGGAAAATGCCTCTGTCTTTATAGATATGGCCAAAAATGCCGGATTTGATATAGAGATACTTGCCGGAAATGAAGAGGCGCGCCTCAGCGCCATGGGGGTGTATTACAGCCTAAAAGGTATCAGTAATAGAATGTCGCTGATCGCGGATGTCGGCGGTGGCAGTACAGAGCTTATCCTCGCAAGAGGCGGCGAGATACTTTTCAGTCGTAGTCTTGACATAGGGGCTGTAGGGCTCTCTGAAAAATTTTTTGGAACGGGCGTCTTGTCGGGTGAGGAATTTGAAAGATTGGGGCGCTTTGTTGCAAGGCCTATCCATGATGCAAAAAGAGATATTGGGCATACTGTCCCTGAGATATTGATAGGGACGGGTGGGAGCGCGACCGCAGCCGGGGCTATGTTTATCAAGATGGCCAGATATGAGCCGAGCCGCATAAGGGGGCTTGTATTGAGCGCCGATGGGCTTAGCGACCTTCTGTCCTGCCTTATCAAGGCAAAAACACCCTTGGAGAAAAATACGATCCTCGGTCTCGAGCCTGAAAGGGCTGACATACTTCCTGCTGGTATCGCGATTTTTTTAAGTGTATTATCAACTTTTAATCTCAAAGATATGATCATAACAGACGGTGG